GCAGCAGGTGGGCGAGCGTGCTCTTCCCCGCGCCCGAGCGCCCGACGATGGCCACCAGCTGCCCCGGCTCCACGCGGACCGACACGTCCTTCACCACGAGGGCGGAGTTGGGGTTGTAGCGGAAGCTGACGCCCTCCAGGCGGATGCCGCCTCGCAGCGTCAGGGCCTTCCCCTCGCGCGACTTCTCCCGCTCCGGAGGGGTGTCGAGCACGTCGTTGATGCGCTCCAGGTAGGTGCCCAGGAACTGGAGCTGGCCGCCGGTGCCGAGCAGGTTGGAGAGCGGCACCAGCAGCGCGATGGCGAGCGCGTTGAGGCTCAGCATCGCCCCCAGCGTCATCGCCCCTTCGAGCACGCGCCAGGCGCCCACGCACAGCAGCACCAGGGGCGCCACGCGGCGCAGGGTGTTCGTCACCGCGTCCAGCCAGGCCGACAGCCGGCCCCGCTCCAACTCCACGTTGAGCAGGTCGACGTAGAGGTGCGAATAGCTGCGCGCCATCCGCGACTCCACGCCGAACGCCTTGAGCGTCTGCATCCCCGACAGCAGGGCCATGAGGTAGCCCTGGCTGCGGGCGCCCAGGTCCAACGCGCGCGACAGCTGGCTGCGCTGTCTCGCGCGAGGCACAACGAAGACGAGGAGCTGGAGCAGCCCCAGGCCCACCACGAGCGCTCCCATGGAGGCGTCCGTGGCCAGCAGCAGCGCCAGGTAGACGAGCACCAGCACCCCGTCCAGCGCGCTGGAGAGCAGGGCGGTGGAGAGCAGGTCCCGGATGGCCTGCTGCGAGCTCAGCCGCCCGAGCAGGTCCCCGGCGGGGCGATGCTGGAAGAAGGGATAGGCCAGCTGGACGAGGTGGTCGAGGAGCCCTTCGTTCATCCGCGCGTCCATCCGCGTGCGCAGCTCCACCAGGAGCTGGCCCCGGACCAGGGAGGTGAACAGCTCGAAGAGCACCACGCCCGCGAGCGCCACGGACAGCACGCCCATCAGCGTGTAGTCGTGACGGGGCACCACCCGGTCCACCACCACGCCCGTCAGCAGCGGCACGGCCAGGGTGAGCAGCTGGAGGATGCCGGAGAGGACGATGATGCGGGCCAGCCCGGGGAGCTGCTGGAGGAGCAGGGGAACGACATAGCGGTAGGCGCCACGGCTCACCCGGCCGCGCTCGAAGGTGGGGGCCGGCTCCAGCCGGAGGGCCACGCCGGTGAAGCACTGGCTGAACTGCTCCATCGTCACGCGACGGCGCCCTTGGTCCGGGTCGACCACGTCCACCCAGCCGTCGCCCAGCCGCTCGAACACCACCCAGTGCATGAAGCGCCAGTGGAGGAGGGTCGCGGGTGGGAGGTGGGGCAGGCGGTCCAGGTCCACGGACACCGCGCGCCCGAGCAGCCCGAGCTTGCGCGCGGCGGCCAGGAGCAACTTCGCGTTGGCGCCATCCCGCCCCGGGCCGGTCAACTCCCGCACCGACTCCAGCGTCACCTCCCGGCCATGGTAGCCGAGCACCATGGCGAGGCAGGCCGCGCCACAGTCCGTCACGGTCATCTGCCGGACCTCCGGCACGCGCCGACGCCACCAGCGCCAGGACGCGGTCGGAGCCGATCCTTGCGAGCGCGCGCTCACGGGGCCTGGAACCTTCCCGCGGACAGCAGGCCCGTCAGGTACAGGGCGCCCACCGCGAGGGCGATGGCGAAGGCGGTCATGAGCACGCCGCTCCACCGGGTCCAGGTGGGCGCGATGCGCAACAGCTCGCCCTTCTCCTGGACGACGCGTTGGGAGTGCTCGAGGGCTTCCTTGCGGAAGATGGAGGGCGGGGGCTCCGGAGGGCCGCTCATGGTGGGGACGGTCGGGAGGAACGCATCGCGTGGAGGCCAGGGGGAGATGCCGACCCGTCACGAGGGTCGGCATCCCCGGTCGAGCCCGAGCCGTCGCCGCGCTCGGGCTTCACGACCTCAGAGGCACACCTTCGGCGGACAGGGCGTGCAGATCACGGTGGTCTGCCCCGGCTGGCAACAGCCGCCGGTGATGCTCTCCAGGACGTCGTCGTCCAGCTCCAACTCGGAGGCGGGGTTGGCCGGCAGCGCGGCGCGCTCCTCGGCGGTGAGGCTCTCGTAGTACGCGGGGTCGCTCCATGCGCGGCGGATGTGGTCCTTCTTCGACTGGCTCATATGGATTCCTCGTTGGAGTGAATGAGAGGCGTGAAGAGGTGGGACTAGACGCAGTGGTACGGCGGGCACGGCGTGCAGATGGCGGAGCTCTCGGCGGAGGGGCTGTTGCCGCCGCCGATGCTCTCCAGCATGTCGGCGCCCAACTCGACCTCGTGCGCCGGGCTGGGTGGCAGCGCGGCGCGCTCCTCGGCCGTGAGGCCGGCGAAGTACGCGGGGTCACGCCACGCGCGGAGGATGTGGTCCTTCTTCGATTGGCTCATCAATGCTCCTGGGTTGTCGAGACGGGCTGGGAGACGCGTTCCCCGTGATGGCCAGCCCTCCATCGCGGGGAAGGACGGGCCGTGCTCAGCGCCTGCCGCGTGGCGGCGGTGGCGCGACGGCCAGCAAGGACGGAAGCGAATCCGGGAGCGCGAGCCGGGCGAGCTGGTAGGCCATGCCCGCCAGCCCCACCATCAGCCCCGGGGTCTCCGCGTTGCCTTGCAGGCCGTGCAACGGCCCATGCTCCTGGAGCCCCCTCAGGATTCCTCCCGCCACCCTCCGCGCGCGCTGCTCCAGCGAGGCGTCGCCCAGCGCGCGCGCCGCCTCCAGCAGGAAGTCCACGTTGCCCAGGTCGCCATGGCAGAGGCTGTGGTTGCGTCCGAAGCCGCGCGCCAGCGTCGAGTCGATGGCCACGGCAATCTCGTCGCGCACCCGCGCGTCGTCCAACAGCGGCAGTCCCCTCACGCGCGCGAGCCCGACGCCCGGCGCGCCGGTGCACCAGGCCCACATGAAGTGCTCCCCATCGCCTCCCAGCTCGACCGGGCGCGCGCGCAGGTCCGGCCAGTTCCGTTCGCGAGCCGAGTACAGCGCCCGCTCGTACTCCAGGGCGCGCAGGGCCAGCTCGCGGGGGCGCGGGTCTCCCACCGCCGCCGCCAGCTGGAGCAACGCCAGCGCGGTGCCCGCCACGCCGTGCGCGAAGCCCACCAGGTACTGGTTCCCCGCAGCTTCGGAGAGCCAGGCCACGCCCTGCTCCCGTGGGTGGGCGGTGGCCGCGAGCCGGTCGCCGCAGGCTTGCATCAGCTGTCGCAGCGAGGCGGAGGGGCGATGCGCCTCGAGCCCCAGGAACGCGAGCAGGCAGCCCGCGGAGCCCGCGCCGACGTCCAGGACGGTGTCCTCCGCCACGAGGGGGGCGAGCCGCGCCGTGTAGGCCACCGCCTGGTCGAGCAGCGCGTCGTCACCCCAGAGCACGCCCAGGTGCGTGAGCGCGTAGAGGATTCCTCCCCAGCCGTTGAGGATGCCGAGCCCCCGCGTCCCGCGAGGGTTCTCCTCGCACACGTTCACCAGGGCCACGACGGCGCGACGCGCGACGCGTGTGAAGGCCGCGTCACCCGTGGCCTCGCCCAGATAGCCCAGCGACAGGGCGATGCCCGCGAGCCCCTGGAAGACGTCCGTGCCCGGCTGGGCGAGCTGCCAGCCTCCCTCGCCCGCGAACAGCGAGAGCCACCGCGCCTCGTCGCGGCCCTCGAACGCGAGCGTCAGCAAGCGCCGGCCCACGCCCCGGGCCGCCTCGAGGAGGGCCTCCCGGCTCGCGGGGAGGGAGGTCTCCTGGAAGGCGTAGCTGGGGCGGTCCGCCACCGTCGAGCCGAGCCAGAGCACGTCGAGGGAGCGCTCCAGCACCCAGCGCTGGCGCGCGTGGTCGTCCTCGCTCAGCCCCTCCACGCGTCGCCTGACGCGCTCCAGGCCCGACTCCGCGAAGAAGCCGGGCAGCCGCTCTCCCTGACAGGACTCCAGGTCGCGCGAGCCGGGCCGCGCGCTGAAGTAGGGGATGTCCGCCCGCTCCAGGGCTCGCTGCTCCAGCGGGACGAGCAGCTCCAGGTCGGGCACCGTCACCACGCTCCGCCAGAGCTGGTCGAGGAAGCGCTGGCGCTCCGCCGCGTCGGCGAGCACATGGGGATGGAAGCTCTCGAAGTAGAGGGTCCCGTAGACGGCCGTGTTGCGGAACAACACGCGCATGGGCACGTCCGCGAAGGCGGCCAGGGGGCCCTCTGGCGCGAGCAGCTGGGCGCGGTGGGCGCGCAAGAGCGCGTACATGCGGGAGAAGCCCTCGGCGAGCGCGTCGCGGTGCTCCAGCACGGCGACGTCCGCGCCCTGGAGGGTCGGCAGGTTCTGCGTCCGCGCCATCTCCACGGGCTGGCGCTCGTAGCGCATCTGGTCCGTGCCCCGCCCGGCGGACACGAGGAAGGCCTGGGACGTCTTCTGTCCGGGACGCGCCCCCAGGCCGCTCAAGTCGATGCCACCTCCCTCGCGGGTGCTCCAGAACCGCTGGGGCAGCAGTCCGCTGCGAAGCACCGAAAGGAACGCCACGCCCTGGTCATGCTCCGCGGCCCGCGGCCTGCGCGTGCCCGACAGCGGATGGAAGAGCGTCTCCAGGTCCACGAGGAAGGGGTGCTCGCCCGCGGCGATGATGTTCTCGCAGTGGCAGTCCGTGGCGTCGAGCACGTGCAGGAGCGCCACGTACGCGCCCTGCCGCGCGTAGAAGCGGCGCACCTCTTCCGACGTGGCGCACGGCGCGGCGTCCACATGCTCCATCCAGCCGTAGTCGCCCCGGTCCCAGACGCGCACCGTCGCGAGCGAGGGGGTGGCGCCGCGCGCGTTCACCCACGTCAACAAGCGCTGGAAGACCGACTCGGGCCCCAGGGAGCGGGGCTTGTAGACGAGCCGCGCGCCGGACGCGAAGCGCAGCACGCACACGCCACGCCCTCCCCGGTGTGGGTCGGAGAGCCCGCCTCGCGCCTCCACCAGCAGCCCCGGGTCCCCATCGCCATGGATGCGCTCGCGCAGCCCGGCGGCGTCCTCGGCCAGCCGCCGCATCAGCTCCAGCGACGCGTCCTCCCATTGCGCGACGCGCTCCACCGCCGAGCGGGCCAGGACGGGATAGCGCTCCAGGATGTCGAGCGCGACGGCGCGCTGGCGCAGCGAGTGTTCGAAGGTCTCGAAGCGGGCCTCGGGCGTCCCTCCCGCGAGGGGGCCGTCCAACTGCGCGGCGTGCAGCTCCACCACGAGCGCGCGACCGAGCACCGGGGCCAGCCGCAGGGGGAGGTGGCCGAGCAGCAGCGTCGCCGCCTCCGGCGTGAATGGCGCCTCGGGGAATCGCGCCTTCAGCGCCGTCAGCCCCGCGCGCAACCGCGCATGGGCCCGCCGCACCAGCGGCTCCACCAGCGACAGGAAGGGCACGCGCGGCGTACCCGGTTCAGGGGGCGGCCAGTCGACGGGCTCCGCCACGGGCCGCGCATACGCCTCCTCCACCTCCGTCGCCCAGGCCGGGGTGGGAGCCTCGACGCCCGCGGGCGGGTCGCCCAGCAGCCCGAGCAGCCCGGCCTCGTCGAGCCCCAGCTCTTTCAGCCGCCGCGCCCACCAGTCGCCATGTCCGAAGGGCTCCTGTCGACGCCACGTCTCGAGCCGCCGCCTCGCTCCCGCGTCCACGGGGCCGGGCGCCGGAGGCCCCTCCAGCGTCGCGAGCCGCTCGCGCAAGGTCGCGGCCTTCCACCAGGAGCGCCGATGGGGCGCGACGCACCCCGCCGCCGACGCTGTTGCCACGGCCTGTGTCGACGCTGAGACCATGTTGCCTCTCATTCCAGACAGCCGGGTGAGGGGTTGCGATGGTGTGGCGAGGCTTTGGTGGATGATTGGTATTTCAAATGATGATTTGATGTCAATCCGTTGCCCTCGGGTCGCTCGGGGAATGGAGGAACATGTCGGTGCGGGAAGGTGTGGGTGAGCTGTATGACGTGCTCATCATTGGCAGCGGCGCGGGCGGTGGACCGCTGGCCCTCTCACTCTCGAGCGCGGGGCTGCGGGTGCTCGTGCTCGAGAAGGGCCGCGAGTACGCGCGCGAGGCGTATGCGCATGGCCCTGGTGGGCTGGAGCCCCAGGCGTTGATCCCCCGCGTCGAGGAGGACCCCCACACCGTCGTCACCCGGAAGACTGTCAATCCATTGCGCAATGCATTGGGCTGGACCGCGTCATGTGTTGGCGGCGCGACGGTCCATATGGGTGGATATTTCTATCGTTTTCATCCTGATGACATGCGGATGCGGAGCCGGTTCGGTGTGTATGAAGAGTTGGAGGACTGGCCCTATGACTACGACGCGTTGGAGCCCTGGTATGGGTTGGCGGAGCGCGAGGTCGGGGTGTCTGGACTGGCGGGGGTGAACCCTTTCGAGGGGCCCCGCTCCACGCCGTATCCGATGCCGCCGTTGGAGGCGCATCCGCTGGCGGAGGCGTTGGACGTGGCGTGCCGGCGCAGGGGGCTGCATCCGTTCCCCACGCCGCGCGCCATCAACTCACGGCCCTACCTGGGGCGCCCCGCGTGCGCCTACTGCGCGCGGTGTTCCGGCCTGGGCTGTCCGGTGGGCGCGCGTGGGAGCAGCCAGGAGGCGTTGCTGCCGCGGGCGATGGCCACCGGGCGATGCGAGCTGCGCGCGCTGGCGCAGGCGCGCGAGGTGACGCTCGGGGCGGATGGGCGGGTCTCCGGCTGTGTCTACCTCGACGACAGGGGGCGGGAGCACCGGGTCCTCGCGAGGGTGGTGTGCGTGTGCTGCTCCGCGGTGGAGTCCGCGCGCCTGCTGCTGTTGTCTCGCTCGCCGCGCTTCCCCGACGGCCTGGCCAACGGCAGCGGCCGGGTGGGGCGGCACCTCCAGTTCCATGGCGTCACCATGGCGCGGGCGCGGCTGCCGTTGGACCGGGGGCCGGGGGCGACGATGGTGGATCCGCATCCCTTCATCGGCCGCTCGGTGATGGACCACTACTTCCTCCCCGACGGGGTCTCGGAGCTGGCCAAGGGGGGCATCCTGCGCTTCGGCCGGATGGCGCCGGTCCCGGAGACGCTCGAAGGGGCGTCGTCCGCCGCGACGGGGGAGCTGTTCTGCGAGGTGTTCCACGACTTCATCCCCAACGCGCGGACGTCCATGGTGTTGGACCCGGAGGTGAAGGACCGCTGGGGCCTGCCGGTGGCGCGCATCCACCTGGACCGACCCCGGCACCATGTCCGCGCGGGCGCGTGGTTGCAGGCGCGCGTCTTCGAGCTGTTCGGTGACCTGGGCGCGGAGTCGATGGAGTCGCTCGTCGTCGGGGGGACGTCCTCGTACCTGGTCCACGGCACGTGCCGCGCGGGGAGCGACCCGGCGACGTCGGTGCTCGACGCCCATTGTCAGGCCCACGAGGTGGACAACCTCTTCGTGGTGGACGGCTCGTTCATGCCGACCTCCGGGGGCGCGGCGCCCACGTTGACCATCCTCGCCAACGCCTTCCGCACCGCCGACCACATCGCCCGGCGTTTCCGGGCGGGCGACTTCGGCTGAGCGCGCGGCGCGCCCTCCCATCCGAGGGGCGGGCGGTGTGTGAGCCGCCGGACCCTGGCCCACCCGACAGGCCCGGAGTCGGTGTCCGATGGCGCCCGGCGTGAGGGCCCGGCTGGCCGGGTGGACGGCGGGCGCGCATCGGCGTTGCGCGACGCATCCGGGGAGCGTAGGGAGCTGTCAACCCATGTCCGCGACCGTTCAACTGCTCGAAGCCGTACGGAAGGCTGCACGTCCTGGAATCTGGTCCAACGGAGTGAACCTCGCCCGTGCCGGCGCGGTGGCGCTCCAGTCGAAGAGCGGGGACGAACTCGAGCTGCGCGTCCGGTCGGCGGGGCGCCCGGTCCCCTTCACGGTCGCCCTGTATCCGGCCGACGAGGCCTGGGAGTGCGACTGCCCCAGCCGGGTGGACCCGTGCGAGCACGTCGTCGCGGCGGCCATCTCGCTCCAGCAGGCCGAGCGTCAGGACGCGCCGATGGAGACGGCGGCCAACCGCTGGTCCCGGCTGGTCTACCACTTCACCCGGACCTCGGATGGGCTGACGCTGCGCAGGACGCTGGTCCACGCGGATGGCAAGGAGGAGGCCCTGGACGGCAGCCTCGCGTCGGTGCTCGCCAGGCCCGCGCAGGCCGCGACGCTCCAGGTGGAGCAGGCGGACATCCTCGCCGACCGCATCCTGGAACAGCGCCGCACCCGGGGCACGCTCTCCCCGGAGACGCTGGACGCGGTGCTCAAGGTGCTGGTGTCCGCGCGCAACGTCCTGCTGGAGGGGCGCCCGGTCGCCATCCCCGAGGAGGTCGTCGTCCCGCGCGCCGTGGTCGAGGAGCGCGGCGGCCAGTTCGTGGTGACGGTGACGAAGGACCCGCGCGTCTCGGAGGTGGTGAGCCCCGGGGTGGCGAGGGTGGGGGACGCGCTGGCGCGCCTGGGCGAGACGGGCATGTCGGGGCCCTGGCTCCAGAACCTGCCCATCGTCCGGACGTACTCCGGAGAGAACCTGGGCGAGCTGACGTCGAAGGTGTTGCCGGAGCTGGCGCGGCGCATGCCCGTCGACGTGCGCACCCGCCGCGTGCCGCCGGTGGACCGCGACCTCAAGCCGCGCATCCTCCTGGAGCTGCACCAGCTCGACGCGGGCCTGTCCGTGCTGCCCACGCTCGTCTATGGCGCGCCGCCGACGGTGCGCATCGACAACGGGCGCATGGTGTACCTGAAGGGCGCCGTGCCCCTGCGCGACGAGGCGTTGGAGCAGCGGCTGGTCCACCAGCTGCGCGACGAGCTCAACCTCGTGCCCGGTCGCCGGGTGACGGTGGCGGGCCCGGAGATGGTGCGCTGGGCGGACAAGCTGCGCCGCTGGGGCGGGGACCTGGCGGGAGATGGCGCGTCGGTGGTGAGCCCCGACATGCGGCTCGTGCCCCGCCTCACGGTGGAGGGGGGGAGCACCGCCGCGGGCATCCCCGACGTGCGCTTCACGCTGGAGTTCCAGGTGGAGGGCGGCAAGGGCGGTGAGGCGCGCTCCGTCGACGCGGCGGCCGTCATCCGCGCGTGGACGGAGGGGCTGGGGCTGGTGCCGCTGGTGGGCGGAGGTTGGGCGCCGCTGCCCCGCGCGTGGCTGGAGAAGCACGGCGCGCGCGTGGCGGACCTGCTCGCCGCGCGCCAGGCGGATGGCCACGTGTCCAACCACGCGCTGCCCCAGCTGTCCGCGCTGTGCGAGACGCTGGAGCAGCCGCCGCCCCCGGGGCTGGACCGGCTGGCGCCGCTGGTCGAGGGCTTCGAGAAGCTGCCGGAGCCGGTGCTGCCGGAGGACCTCACCGCGTCGCTGCGCCACTATCAGCGGCAGGGTGTCAGCTGGCTGAGGTTCCTCCAGAGCGCGGGGCTGGGCGGAATCCTCGCGGACGACATGGGCCTGGGAAAGACGCTCCAGACGCTGTGCGTGCTGGGGGCGCGCTCGCTCGTCGTCTGCCCCACGAGCGTGCTGCCCAACTGGGCCGCGGAGCTCAAGCGGTTCCGTCCGTCGCTGCGCGTGAGCGTCTACCACGGCCCCGGTCGCGCGCTGGACGAGACCGCGGACGTGACGCTCACCACCTACGCCATCCTCCGCCTGGACGCGGCGGCGCTGGGCGCGCGCGACTGGAGCGCGGTGGTGCTGGACGAGGCGCAGGCCATCAAGAACCCGGAGAGCCAGGTGGCTCGCGCCGCGTTCTCGCTCAAGTCCGGCTTCCGGCTGGCGCTCAGCGGCACGCCGCTGGAGAACCGGCTGGAGGAGCTGTGGAGCCTGATGCACTTCACCAACCCGGGCCTGCTCGGGGGCCGGCGGCAGTTCGAGGAGAAGGTGGCCCGGCCCATCTCCGAGGGCAACACGGCCACGGCGGCCGAGCTGCGCAAGCGCATCCGTCCCTTCGTGCTGCGCCGCCTCAAGCGCGACGTGGCGCCGGAGCTGCCGCCGCGCATCGAGTCGGTGATGCACGTGACGTTGGATGAGCGCGAGCGCTCCATCTACGACGCGGTGATGGCGGCGACGCGCGCGGAGGTCGTCGCGCTGCTCAACGACGGCGGCAGCGTGCTCAAGGCGCTGGAGGCGCTGCTGCGGCTGCGGCAGGCGGCGTGCCACCCGGCGCTCGTCCCGGGGCAGCAGGCCACCTCGTCGTCGAAGGTGGAGACGCTGGTGGAGGCGCTGGGCACCGCGGTGTCGGAGGGGCACAAGGCGCTGGTGTTCTCGCAGTGGACGTCGCTGCTGGACCTCATCGAGCCGGCGCTGAAGCAGGCGGGCATCGCCTTCGACCGGTTGGACGGCACCACGTCGAACCGGGGCGAGGTCACCGCGCGCTTCCAGGCGGAGGACGGGCCGCCGGTGCTGCTCATGTCGCTGAAGGCCGGTGGCACGGGCCTCAACCTCACCGCGGCGGACCACGTGTTCCTCGTGGACCCGTGGTGGAACCCGGCCGTGGAGGCGCAGGCCGCCGACCGCGCGCATCGCATCGGCCAGGAGCGGCCGGTGAACGTGTATCGCCTGGTGTCCCAGGGCACGGTGGAGGAGCGCATCCTGGGGCTCCAGGACAAGAAGCGCGCGCTCGTCGAGGCGGCGCTGAGCGAGGCGGCGGGGGCGGCCGCCATCACCCGTGAGGACCTGCTGGAGCTGTTCGCGTGAGCCTTCTGAGAATCACCGTGGGGTTCGTCCTGATGTTGTCCCTGGAGTCCGAGGCCAAGAAGATGGATGCGACGACGGCGCTGCACGCGCTCATCTCCGAGGAGTGGCAGTACCAGCTCGAGCACAGCCCCACGTACGCGTCGGTGCAGGGCGACCGGCGCTGGAACGGGCGCTGGGACGACTTGAGCCTGGAGGCCATCGAGGCGGACCACCGCCACTCGCTCCAGGTGCTGGAGCGGCTGAAGAAGGTCGACCGCGCCCGGCTGTCCGCGGACGACCAGCTCAACCTGGACCTGTTCCGGCGCGACTACGAGACGTGGGTGGAGGAGCACCAGTTCAAGTGGTACCTGCTGCCCACCAACCAGGTGGGCGGCATCCCGGAGGGAATCAAGCAGCCGCCGGGCGTGCAGACGGCCTACCAGCTCGCGGACAACCTGCGCTTCGAGACGGTGAAGGACTACGAGGACTGGCTGGTGCGCCTGGGCGGGTTCGGGACCTACGTCGACCAGGTGGTGGCGCTGATGCGCGAGGGCCTGCGCGAGAAGCGCGTCCATCCCCAGGTCATCCTCCAGCGCATCCCCGGGCAGGTGGAGCGTCAGCTGGTGGAGGACCCGACGAAGAGCGGCTTCTTCAGCCCCTTCCTGCGCTTCCCCGCGAGCATCCCCCTGGCGGAGCAGCAGCGCCTGTCCGCCCTGGCGCGCGACGCCATCCAGAAGGGCGTGGTGCCCGCGCTGCGGCGCTTCCACCAGTTCGTGACGGCCGAGTACATCCCCGGCGCGTCCCAGCAGGTGGGCATCTGGCAGCTGCCGGAGGGCGAGAAGATGTACGCGTTCTTCGCCCGCAGGTTCACGACGACGGACCTGACGCCGGACGAAATCCACGCGCTGGGCCTGTCCGAGGTGAAGCGCATCCGCGCGGAGATGGAGGCCATCATGAAGCGCACGGGCTTCCAGGGGACGCTGCCGGAGTTCTTCCACTACCTGCGCACGGACCCCCGCTTCTATCACCGCACCGGCGAGGACCTGCTGCTGCATTACCGGGCGCTGGCCAAGCGCATCGACCCCACGCTGGTGCGGCTGTTCAAGACGCACCCGCGCCAGCCCTACGCCGTGGAGCCGACGCCGGACGAGATGGCGCCGGACGTGACGACGGGCTTCTACTACCCGGCGGCGGCGGACGGCTCGCGTCCCGGGACGTACCTGGTGAACCTGTACCGCCCGGAGACGCGCCCGCGCTGGGAGATGGTGCCCCTGACGCTGCACGAGGCGGTGCCCGGCCACCACTTCCAGACGTCGCTGGCCACCGAGCAGACGGGGCTGCCCGACTTCCGTCGCTTCGGCTACTACGTCGCGTACGGCGAGGGCTGGGCGCTCTACTGCGAGACGCTGGGCGACGAGCTGGGGCTGTACGCGGACCCGTACGACAAGTTCGGTCAGCTCTCCTACGACATGTGGCGCGCGGTGCGGCTCGTCGTCGACACGGGCATGCACGCCAAGCGGTGGACGCGGCAGCAGGCGCTCGACTACTTCATGGAGAACGCGCCCCGCCAGCAGCTCGACATCACCAACGAGGTGGACCGCTACATCGCGTGGCCGGGGCAGGCGCTCGCGTACAAGGTCGGCCAGCTCAAGATTCGCGAGCTGCGCACGCGCGCCGAGCGCGCCCTGGGCGGGCGCTTCGACGTCCGCGAGTTCCACGACGTGGTGCTGCTGGGGGGCTCGTTGCCGCTGGACGTGCTGGAGCGCAAGGTCGACGCCTGGATTGCAGGCCAGAAGGCCGCGCCCCGGACGACCTCCGCCACCGGGAAGTAGTCCCGCGCCGATTGCCGGAGCGGGCTACCCCCGCCGCCGGCCCACCGCGGCGCGCATCAACTGCTTGAGCGCGCCGTGGGCCCGGGGGCCTCCCGCCCGCATCAGCCGTTCGTTGAGGTCATCCACCAGCCGGTGCCGGAGGGGGGGCTCGTCGGTGGCGATCAAGGTCATCCGCGCCACCTGCCGCTCCGCCTCCTGCGCCTCGTAGTGTCGGACCCGCGCGGTGAGGTGGGCGCAGTGCTCGCGCAGGGCCGCGAGCTCCGCGCGCCCGGCTTCCCACTCC
This sequence is a window from Myxococcus stipitatus. Protein-coding genes within it:
- a CDS encoding peptidase domain-containing ABC transporter, encoding MSARSQGSAPTASWRWWRRRVPEVRQMTVTDCGAACLAMVLGYHGREVTLESVRELTGPGRDGANAKLLLAAARKLGLLGRAVSVDLDRLPHLPPATLLHWRFMHWVVFERLGDGWVDVVDPDQGRRRVTMEQFSQCFTGVALRLEPAPTFERGRVSRGAYRYVVPLLLQQLPGLARIIVLSGILQLLTLAVPLLTGVVVDRVVPRHDYTLMGVLSVALAGVVLFELFTSLVRGQLLVELRTRMDARMNEGLLDHLVQLAYPFFQHRPAGDLLGRLSSQQAIRDLLSTALLSSALDGVLVLVYLALLLATDASMGALVVGLGLLQLLVFVVPRARQRSQLSRALDLGARSQGYLMALLSGMQTLKAFGVESRMARSYSHLYVDLLNVELERGRLSAWLDAVTNTLRRVAPLVLLCVGAWRVLEGAMTLGAMLSLNALAIALLVPLSNLLGTGGQLQFLGTYLERINDVLDTPPEREKSREGKALTLRGGIRLEGVSFRYNPNSALVVKDVSVRVEPGQLVAIVGRSGAGKSTLAHLLLGLYLPTSGKVLYDGTDLGELDLHSVRGQLGVVLQDASFFNASLRDNITLSDPELDMARVEEAARLAHLHDDIQAMPLRYDTPLTDRGLSMSGGQRQRLALARALVRRPAILLLDEATSALDATTESQVQRALAALSCTRVVIAHRLSTIRDADVILVMDEGRVVEIGRHEALLARGGVYAALVGAQLDGPPRATG
- a CDS encoding mersacidin/lichenicidin family type 2 lantibiotic, encoding MSQSKKDHIRRAWSDPAYYESLTAEERAALPANPASELELDDDVLESITGGCCQPGQTTVICTPCPPKVCL
- a CDS encoding mersacidin/lichenicidin family type 2 lantibiotic, whose product is MSQSKKDHILRAWRDPAYFAGLTAEERAALPPSPAHEVELGADMLESIGGGNSPSAESSAICTPCPPYHCV
- a CDS encoding type 2 lanthipeptide synthetase LanM family protein translates to MRERLATLEGPPAPGPVDAGARRRLETWRRQEPFGHGDWWARRLKELGLDEAGLLGLLGDPPAGVEAPTPAWATEVEEAYARPVAEPVDWPPPEPGTPRVPFLSLVEPLVRRAHARLRAGLTALKARFPEAPFTPEAATLLLGHLPLRLAPVLGRALVVELHAAQLDGPLAGGTPEARFETFEHSLRQRAVALDILERYPVLARSAVERVAQWEDASLELMRRLAEDAAGLRERIHGDGDPGLLVEARGGLSDPHRGGRGVCVLRFASGARLVYKPRSLGPESVFQRLLTWVNARGATPSLATVRVWDRGDYGWMEHVDAAPCATSEEVRRFYARQGAYVALLHVLDATDCHCENIIAAGEHPFLVDLETLFHPLSGTRRPRAAEHDQGVAFLSVLRSGLLPQRFWSTREGGGIDLSGLGARPGQKTSQAFLVSAGRGTDQMRYERQPVEMARTQNLPTLQGADVAVLEHRDALAEGFSRMYALLRAHRAQLLAPEGPLAAFADVPMRVLFRNTAVYGTLYFESFHPHVLADAAERQRFLDQLWRSVVTVPDLELLVPLEQRALERADIPYFSARPGSRDLESCQGERLPGFFAESGLERVRRRVEGLSEDDHARQRWVLERSLDVLWLGSTVADRPSYAFQETSLPASREALLEAARGVGRRLLTLAFEGRDEARWLSLFAGEGGWQLAQPGTDVFQGLAGIALSLGYLGEATGDAAFTRVARRAVVALVNVCEENPRGTRGLGILNGWGGILYALTHLGVLWGDDALLDQAVAYTARLAPLVAEDTVLDVGAGSAGCLLAFLGLEAHRPSASLRQLMQACGDRLAATAHPREQGVAWLSEAAGNQYLVGFAHGVAGTALALLQLAAAVGDPRPRELALRALEYERALYSARERNWPDLRARPVELGGDGEHFMWAWCTGAPGVGLARVRGLPLLDDARVRDEIAVAIDSTLARGFGRNHSLCHGDLGNVDFLLEAARALGDASLEQRARRVAGGILRGLQEHGPLHGLQGNAETPGLMVGLAGMAYQLARLALPDSLPSLLAVAPPPPRGRR
- a CDS encoding GMC family oxidoreductase produces the protein MSVREGVGELYDVLIIGSGAGGGPLALSLSSAGLRVLVLEKGREYAREAYAHGPGGLEPQALIPRVEEDPHTVVTRKTVNPLRNALGWTASCVGGATVHMGGYFYRFHPDDMRMRSRFGVYEELEDWPYDYDALEPWYGLAEREVGVSGLAGVNPFEGPRSTPYPMPPLEAHPLAEALDVACRRRGLHPFPTPRAINSRPYLGRPACAYCARCSGLGCPVGARGSSQEALLPRAMATGRCELRALAQAREVTLGADGRVSGCVYLDDRGREHRVLARVVCVCCSAVESARLLLLSRSPRFPDGLANGSGRVGRHLQFHGVTMARARLPLDRGPGATMVDPHPFIGRSVMDHYFLPDGVSELAKGGILRFGRMAPVPETLEGASSAATGELFCEVFHDFIPNARTSMVLDPEVKDRWGLPVARIHLDRPRHHVRAGAWLQARVFELFGDLGAESMESLVVGGTSSYLVHGTCRAGSDPATSVLDAHCQAHEVDNLFVVDGSFMPTSGGAAPTLTILANAFRTADHIARRFRAGDFG